The following coding sequences are from one Panthera leo isolate Ple1 chromosome E1, P.leo_Ple1_pat1.1, whole genome shotgun sequence window:
- the CHAD gene encoding chondroadherin, whose amino-acid sequence MARPLLLLSLGLLAGLLPALAACPQNCHCHGDLQHVICDKVGLQKIPKVSEKTKLLNLQRNNFPVLAANSFRAMPNLVSLHLQHCQIREVAAGAFRGLKQLIYLYLSHNDIRVLRAGAFDDLTELTYLYLDHNKVTELPRGLLSPLVNLFILQLNNNKIRELRAGAFQGAKDLRWLYLSENALTSLQPGALDDVENLAKFYLDRNQLSGYPSAALSKLRVVEELKLSHNPLKSIPDNAFQSFGRYLETLWLDNTNLEKFSDGAFLGVTTLKHIHLENNRLNQLPSNFPFDSLETLTLTNNPWKCTCQLRGLRRWLEAKASRPDATCASPAKFKGQHIRDTDAFRGCKFPTKRSKKAGRH is encoded by the exons ATGGCCCGTCCGTTGCTCTTGCTCAGCCTCGGCCTCCTGGCCGGCCTGCTGCCGGCGCTGGCCGCCTGCCCCCAGAACTGCCATTGCCACGGAGACCTGCAGCACGTCATCTGTGACAAGGTGGGGCTGCAGAAGATCCCCAAGGTGTCAGAGAAGACCAAGCTGCTCAACCTACAACGCAACAACTTCCCGGTGCTGGCCGCCAACTCGTTCCGGGCCATGCCCAACCTCGTGTCGCTGCACCTGCAGCACTGCCAGATCCGCGAGGTGGCCGCCGGCGCCTTCCGAGGCCTCAAGCAGCTCATCTACCTGTACCTGTCCCACAACGACATCCGTGTGCTGCGCGCCGGCGCCTTCGACGACCTGACGGAGCTCACCTACCTCTACCTGGACCACAACAAGGTGACCGAGCTGCCCCGGGGGCTGCTCTCCCCGCTGGTCAACCTCTTCATCCTGCAGCTCAACAACAACAAGATCCGCGAGCTGCGCGCTGGCGCCTTCCAGGGCGCCAAGGACCTGCGCTGGCTCTACCTGTCGGAAAATGCGCTCACTTCGCTGCAGCCCGGCGCTCTGGACGACGTGGAGAACCTCGCCAAGTTCTACCTGGACAGGAACCAGCTGTCCGGCTACCCCTCAGCCGCCCTCAGCAAGCTGCGGGTGGTGGAGGAGCTGAAGCTGTCCCACAACCCCCTGAAAAGCATTCCCGACAATGCCTTCCAGTCTTTCGGCAGATACCTGGAGACCCTCTGGCTGGACAACACCAACCTGGAGAAG TTCTCGGACGGTGCTTTCCTGGGTGTGACCACGCTGAAACACATCCACCTGGAGAACAACCGCCTGAACCAGCTGCCCTCCAACTTCCCCTTTGACAGCCTAGAGACCCTCACCCTCACCAACAACCCCTGGAAGTGCACCTGCCAGCTCCGGGGTCTTCGGAG gtGGCTGGAAGCCAAGGCTTCCCGCCCTGATGCCACTTGCGCCTCACCCGCCAAGTTCAAAGGCCAGCATATCCGTGACACCGATGCCTTCCGCGGCTGCAAGTTCCCCACTAAGAGGTCCAAGAAAGCCGGCCGCCATTGA